TAGAAACACGCATTTCTATGAGTgcacatatgtgtgtgggtgtgtggaTGGTACTTAAACAATTTACTGGCACATTTAAGAGCACATTTCTTCCTTTTATTCAGGTACTTGCAATATTAATAATGAATACTCCcgcataaaaacaaaagcaaacacaataaaaacaatgatGGGTTAGGTTAACAGGTGTCAACTTAGAGCTAGAGAAGAGAATTCACGTATTCGTCGTCagatatgtatgaatttatcgGTTTAATAGCAACGCACATACGAGTGGATCGACTCAGACAACAACACTTGGTGCAACCAGCTTAGCTGGGCCAGCAGCAACTGGGGCACCTATTACCGGAGCGGCGGGGGCTACATACCGAGCTGGAACTGGAGCTGGAGCCACAGCCGCAGCCGCAGGAGCAACATAGTTAGCTGGAGCTACGGCAGCGACGGATGGAGCGATGTAGGGAGCCGTATAAGCGGCAGGCACACCGGGTGCGGCAACGGGCGCATAAGGAGCTGTGTAAGCCGCTGACACGGCGGCAGGGTAGGCGGCGGCTGGCGCAACAAAACGAGCAGGAGCCGGAGCTGCAGCAGCAATGGGAGCAGGTGGTGCGACCAACTTGGCAGGTGCCGCAGCAGCTATCAGTGGTGTTGCGTAGTAATTGCTTTGTATATCCACACGTTGGCTGGCGACCGCAGAGTTCAATGGAGCGTTCGTGTAGGCGGCGGGGACGACGGCGGCAGTGTATGCTGCTGAGTAGGGTGCAGCGTACGCTGAAGTGTATGCCGCGTAGGGTGCTGAATATGCGGCATAGGGCGGTGCGGCTGCGGCTGCGGCAGCGTATGGGGCGGCAGCAATAACCggggcagcagcaacaactggAGCAGCAGCAACAGGCGCAGCGACGGCCACTTGGTCGGGCTTAGCTGTCACGCAGCTAGCACTCAGAGCAatcaccagcaacaacaacaacgacaacgacaACTAGAAGAATGTAGGAAAGTCAATACATAACTGTGCGCAAATAAAAAGTCCTTTCCTCAATTCAATCAACCACTTACGAGTTTCGACATCCTGAGTAATATTTGATGGGTCttttatttggttttggttttggtttttgttcttgttattggTTTTTCTCCTTGTTCTGTTTGGCTTCTTCCTTACTATATTGCTTCTTATTCGTGGCGAATTCTTGAGTTTGCCGCTTTTAATCAACGATGGTGCGCTGAGTCGTGCATAGAATGCATTCCACTACACTGGATCGCTCGCATTTTATAGGGTGGAGCCGGTGGTTAGCGCTCATTGCACATCATGCCGTATTACTTAGAGCGTGTTCCCCCCCTCCTTCTAGCATATTCTGCTACTGCTACAGCTACTGCCACCTATTCTACGCCTGGCTCTTTACCCCTTGCCGCGCCACTGCTGGGGTTGGTTGAACGCTTTGCCAACTTTTGTTAACTTCTTAATGCAAATGTTCGTCGTCTGCGACATCAATTTGTCAAAACCGTAGCACTTTGAGTGACGGTATGGTCGGGTGTATGGCTTTTGTGCGGTGCGGTTACTcgctcatacatacacatgccgAGCTTAGGAGTATATATCGCGGTGTGTATAGCTCTACAAATTGCGTTCTATTGCAAAACAATACAAAAGTGCTCAGTTTGCTGCCATTCAAGGACTTGCCGTCGTTATACGCCGTTGGCAAATTATCAAGGAATGTTTATAGCAAGAAGTTAGTTTTCAGTTAGTAGATATCTACTTAtgcactatatatatatatatgtatgtaaatatatatattcgtgTTTTCGTCTGCATGTCAATATCCAGTTATATGCATTTGAAAATAGtatgaagtatatatatacttattaatGTACTtccatatatacttacattatatacatacttatgtacatatatacccacTCATTGGTGTATGTGTGCAATAGAATACAGAGAAAAACAGTTTATCACGGCGAAATCATGAACTGATTAAGAGAAGAGtcgaaaaatatttctgttgcagcaacaatttaaaacttaaaacttcaaAGCTGCCAGATCTTATAGCGCCAAATTATtttgtgtgtgtacatacatatgtactgtgtACAATATATACCATGCGATCAAATTTGTCTGGACTGTCTGGCTATTTTTACCATCGAAAATTAAGAGTTCTTttgaaagttgaaaatattgagTAATAATTTGggaaatgttaaataatatttgagtgACACAAAACGGCCGTGGAGTCATGGAAACAAATCTTACCACGTCCATCCATGCCTGTTAATATGATAACAAAGAAAAAGCTATAGAAACTGTGCTTGAAATTACTGTGTTGGCAATCAAAGAGATAACAGAGGATGTAACAAATGAATCGACTCAATATATTTTGGCTAATATTTCGGGTATGCAAAATGTCAAAGcgtaactcttaccaacagatCTGAATGTTTTGGAAAATCGAGTAGAGGTCACAAAATAGCTGCTTAACCACTTGTGGAAGTCCCTACGTCCATCAAACGTATTTTCATCAAAACAAAGAAACTAAAATTTGCTGAAAGTCATCCCAGGCGAGGTTAGGTGAGGTTAGGATCTATGGATCtcacttgaataaaaatttcggCGAAGTGTTTTGGACTTATCACAAATTTATAAAGTCGATTAATATAAAGCTCAGCCACTTTGCTAGGTTCTCAAAATCTCAAGCAGGCAAAGGccggcaaaaaataaaaaatggcaagATAATTAAACCTCGCTTTCCTCCACATAGTTTTGCAGAGAGtatccaacaaaatatttagtcaTACCGCGTATGTACCTATTGGATACGGTTCACTTTAAGCCATCCCTCTGGTTCTGGTTGTTGACCAGCGTTTGCCACGGAGCTCCAAAAGTCCAGCCTTACAGCGTAATGGGATATCGAACAACCGACTCACTTCCAATCGTATGAAATTGGGAAGGGTGCAATACCTATCAAGCCCATCGGATTTAACTTCGATCCATCCGTGATAAAGCTCACTGCATCTCTTCTGCAAGGGTTTCGCCCAGCCCACAAATCCCTCGCTGGTTTTTGAGCAGAGAACGAACCGGAATATGTTGTAAGGAATGGAATCGAAGTAGTAGAGAGTTTCAATGTGCGCCTGGGATTCTTCATATACCCAGCTTCCCTAAATGTAATATTAGTTTTCGCTGCAGAACATCCACCACCTATGTCTACAGCTGCAACGTGTGAAATCGCATTGTGTGCCATTGTTGGTATTGTCCTTTGTGCACCACAAATGCCGCTGAAGACGGCTCTTTGAACACGTTCCGGCTGGAACATTATTGGGTTAATCCGGTTAGATTGAGCCCGAACACCTTCAAATTGCGATCGATGGCGGTCCTAACATAAGGCGACAAATGTCTCTCTCACTCTCACTTCGTTGTTTAGCTTCCATGTGACCTTATTATTCAGGAAATACCACAAATAATTTACCCTGTCCTCTAGATGAAAAATAGAGCCTGAGAGTGAGAGTAATTTCACGCACATTTTACGTGGTGATcctaaattgaaattgaaatacgggttccaagaagatccgacattttcgagtcAAGTTTTGTGCATCGAAGAGCAAACTggagagattcaagagctgccacttcattcataaaaaacaacggtttggtgtggtggaagggtagaatcat
This genomic stretch from Bactrocera dorsalis isolate Fly_Bdor chromosome 5, ASM2337382v1, whole genome shotgun sequence harbors:
- the LOC105223430 gene encoding cuticle protein 16.5, producing the protein MSKLLSLSLLLLLVIALSASCVTAKPDQVAVAAPVAAAPVVAAAPVIAAAPYAAAAAAAPPYAAYSAPYAAYTSAYAAPYSAAYTAAVVPAAYTNAPLNSAVASQRVDIQSNYYATPLIAAAAPAKLVAPPAPIAAAAPAPARFVAPAAAYPAAVSAAYTAPYAPVAAPGVPAAYTAPYIAPSVAAVAPANYVAPAAAAVAPAPVPARYVAPAAPVIGAPVAAGPAKLVAPSVVV